In Larimichthys crocea isolate SSNF chromosome VI, L_crocea_2.0, whole genome shotgun sequence, one genomic interval encodes:
- the tgm5l gene encoding transglutaminase 5, like isoform X1, whose protein sequence is MEDLCIQNVNLERSENMARHRTEDFSDSKALVVRRGAPFRVTLQLGRRPFNPKTDSLRIKVMLGRLYVVMPVTFSKRGSTHWKAYIDPEALNLQNPSIFIHTPASASVGCYRFQLCVFTQSGQKTYDFGKFILLCNPWCREDTVHIPFEDQREEYIQNDSGLLFMGTAMNLVSRPWSFDQYEPGVLDSCLNLLQVSPQHKKNRRLDYLKRSDPVYISRIVSAMINSEDDRGVLKGNWSGDFKEGVNPSLWTGSGEILRQWAKSGYRPVKYGQCWVFAAVMCTVMRVLGIPCRVVTNFNSAHDTNGNLVIEEYYTETGQKLNHSKDSIWNFHVWVECWMTRHDLGSEMDGWQVLDPTPQERSKGVFCCGPAPVKAIKDRRIDLFYDIPFVYAEVNADVHTIVVSEGRVVSHGRDTEKVGSLICTKAICFPRLLNITGDYKNTKSPTSSRSSIMSEDSTSSRADSSTGVMVFLILDKAPVAGEPVRFTVKVINKHRVAKMMKIHLNAQTKEYNHSPLDTFWETHGALQLAPSEAKVIHQQILPEQYEDVVGDNLINLAVVLEDMASHERVLASEEFNIASPQLTIEIANGNSIVPNKKQTATVTFTNPYSHTVSGVLTVAGAGLIQGKLHFRMLQLCPGGTVQQTIIFTPSMVGTKMLQANLSLTNVNSTVRGFKMVSVSRA, encoded by the exons ACTTGTGCATACAAAATGTCAACCTGGAACGATCTGAAAACATGGCGAGACACAGGACAGAGGACTTCAGCGATTCCAAAGCCCTGGTGGTGCGAAGAGGAGCCCCATTCAGAGTCACTCTGCAACTGGGGCGGCGACCATTCAACCCCAAAACCGACTCTCTGAGGATCAAAGTCATGCTAG GTCGCCTGTATGTGGTTATGCCAGTCACTTTCTCCAAGAGGGGTTCCACCCATTGGAAAGCCTATATTGACCCAGAGGCCCTGAACCTCCAGAACCCCTCCATATTCATCCACACTCCTGCCTCCGCCTCAGTGGGCTGCTACAGATttcaactgtgtgtgttcactcagAGTGGTCAGAAGACCTATGATTTTGGCAAATTCATCCTACTCTGCAATCCCTGGTGTCGTG AGGACACAGTGCACATTCCCTTTGAGGACCAGAGAGAGGAATACATCCAGAACGATTCTGGGTTGCTGTTTATGGGGACAGCGATGAACCTTGTTTCAAGACCATGGTCTTTTGATCAg TATGAGCCAGGTGTTCTGGACTCATGCCTGAATCTACTCCAAGTCAGCCCCCAGCACAAGAAGAACCGAAGACTAGATTACCTGAAACGAAGCGACCCTGTCTACATCAGCCGGATCGtgtctgccatg ATCAACAGTGAAGATGACCGTGGAGTGTTGAAAGGAAACTGGTCGGGTGACTTCAAAGAAGGGGTTAATCCCTCCTTGTGGACTGGGAGTGGGGAAATCTTGAGGCAGTGGGCTAAGTCTGGTTACAGACCAGTCAAGTATGGACAGTGCTGGGTGTTTGCAGCTGTCATGTGCACag TCATGAGAGTTCTTGGCATTCCTTGCCGCGTCGTCACAAACTTCAACTCTGCTCACGACACCAACGGCAATCTGGTGATTGAGGAGTACTACACTGAAACAGGACAGAAGCTGAACCACAGCAAAGACAGCATATG GAACTTCCATGTCTGGGTGGAATGCTGGATGACTCGCCATGATCTGGGATCTGAAATGGATGGTTGGCAGGTTCTGGATCCGACTCCCCAGGAGAGAAGTAAAG GAGTGTTCTGCTGTGGCCCAGCCCCAGTAAAAGCAATCAAGGATCGGCGCATTGACCTGTTTTATGACATCCCCTTTGTCTATGCTGAGGTGAATGCCGACGTCCACACAATCGTAGTGAGTGAAGGTCGGGTGGTCAGCCatggcagagacacagaaaaagttGGATCTCTCATCTGCACCAAAGCTATTTGCTTCCCGAGACTACTGAACATCACCGGAGActacaaaaacaccaaaa GCCCGACTTCATCAAGAAGTTCCATAATGTCAGAGGACTCAACATCGAGCAGAG CAGATTCATCCACGGGGGTGATGGTCTTCTTGATTTTGGACAAAGCTCCTGTTGCTGGGGAGCCTGTCCGTTTCACGGTGAAAGTCATCAACAAGCACAGAGTTGCCAAGATGATGAAGATACATCTCAATGCCCAGACTAAAGAGTACAACCACAGCCCCTTGGATACCTTCTGGGAAACACACGGTGCCCTACAACTGGCACCCAGTGAAG CCAAGGTTATTCATCAGCAGATTCTCCCAGAGCAGTATGAAGACGTTGTGGGAGACAACCTGATAAATCTTGCAGTGGTCCTGGAGGACATGGCCAGTCATGAGCGGGTCCTGGCCTCAGAGGAGTTCAATATTGCCAGCCCACAACTCACCATAGAG ATTGCAAACGGAAACTCCATCGTGCCTAACAAAAAGCAGACTGCCACAGTGACCTTCACTAACCCGTACTCACACACAGTGAGCGGAGTACTGACTGTAGCTGGAGCCGGGCTGATCCAAGGCAAGCTTCATTTCAG GATGCTCCAACTGTGTCCAGGAGGAACAGTGCAGCAAACCATCATTTTCACCCCCAGCATGGTGGGAACAAAGATGCTGCAGGCCAACCTGTCGCTCACAAACGTCAACTCCACAGTCAGAGGCTTCAAGATGGTGTCTGTCAGCAGAGCTTAG
- the tgm5l gene encoding transglutaminase 5, like isoform X2 → MEDLCIQNVNLERSENMARHRTEDFSDSKALVVRRGAPFRVTLQLGRRPFNPKTDSLRIKVMLGRLYVVMPVTFSKRGSTHWKAYIDPEALNLQNPSIFIHTPASASVGCYRFQLCVFTQSGQKTYDFGKFILLCNPWCREDTVHIPFEDQREEYIQNDSGLLFMGTAMNLVSRPWSFDQYEPGVLDSCLNLLQVSPQHKKNRRLDYLKRSDPVYISRIVSAMINSEDDRGVLKGNWSGDFKEGVNPSLWTGSGEILRQWAKSGYRPVKYGQCWVFAAVMCTVMRVLGIPCRVVTNFNSAHDTNGNLVIEEYYTETGQKLNHSKDSIWNFHVWVECWMTRHDLGSEMDGWQVLDPTPQERSKGVFCCGPAPVKAIKDRRIDLFYDIPFVYAEVNADVHTIVVSEGRVVSHGRDTEKVGSLICTKAICFPRLLNITGDYKNTKSPTSSRSSIMSEDSTSSRDSSTGVMVFLILDKAPVAGEPVRFTVKVINKHRVAKMMKIHLNAQTKEYNHSPLDTFWETHGALQLAPSEAKVIHQQILPEQYEDVVGDNLINLAVVLEDMASHERVLASEEFNIASPQLTIEIANGNSIVPNKKQTATVTFTNPYSHTVSGVLTVAGAGLIQGKLHFRMLQLCPGGTVQQTIIFTPSMVGTKMLQANLSLTNVNSTVRGFKMVSVSRA, encoded by the exons ACTTGTGCATACAAAATGTCAACCTGGAACGATCTGAAAACATGGCGAGACACAGGACAGAGGACTTCAGCGATTCCAAAGCCCTGGTGGTGCGAAGAGGAGCCCCATTCAGAGTCACTCTGCAACTGGGGCGGCGACCATTCAACCCCAAAACCGACTCTCTGAGGATCAAAGTCATGCTAG GTCGCCTGTATGTGGTTATGCCAGTCACTTTCTCCAAGAGGGGTTCCACCCATTGGAAAGCCTATATTGACCCAGAGGCCCTGAACCTCCAGAACCCCTCCATATTCATCCACACTCCTGCCTCCGCCTCAGTGGGCTGCTACAGATttcaactgtgtgtgttcactcagAGTGGTCAGAAGACCTATGATTTTGGCAAATTCATCCTACTCTGCAATCCCTGGTGTCGTG AGGACACAGTGCACATTCCCTTTGAGGACCAGAGAGAGGAATACATCCAGAACGATTCTGGGTTGCTGTTTATGGGGACAGCGATGAACCTTGTTTCAAGACCATGGTCTTTTGATCAg TATGAGCCAGGTGTTCTGGACTCATGCCTGAATCTACTCCAAGTCAGCCCCCAGCACAAGAAGAACCGAAGACTAGATTACCTGAAACGAAGCGACCCTGTCTACATCAGCCGGATCGtgtctgccatg ATCAACAGTGAAGATGACCGTGGAGTGTTGAAAGGAAACTGGTCGGGTGACTTCAAAGAAGGGGTTAATCCCTCCTTGTGGACTGGGAGTGGGGAAATCTTGAGGCAGTGGGCTAAGTCTGGTTACAGACCAGTCAAGTATGGACAGTGCTGGGTGTTTGCAGCTGTCATGTGCACag TCATGAGAGTTCTTGGCATTCCTTGCCGCGTCGTCACAAACTTCAACTCTGCTCACGACACCAACGGCAATCTGGTGATTGAGGAGTACTACACTGAAACAGGACAGAAGCTGAACCACAGCAAAGACAGCATATG GAACTTCCATGTCTGGGTGGAATGCTGGATGACTCGCCATGATCTGGGATCTGAAATGGATGGTTGGCAGGTTCTGGATCCGACTCCCCAGGAGAGAAGTAAAG GAGTGTTCTGCTGTGGCCCAGCCCCAGTAAAAGCAATCAAGGATCGGCGCATTGACCTGTTTTATGACATCCCCTTTGTCTATGCTGAGGTGAATGCCGACGTCCACACAATCGTAGTGAGTGAAGGTCGGGTGGTCAGCCatggcagagacacagaaaaagttGGATCTCTCATCTGCACCAAAGCTATTTGCTTCCCGAGACTACTGAACATCACCGGAGActacaaaaacaccaaaa GCCCGACTTCATCAAGAAGTTCCATAATGTCAGAGGACTCAACATCGAGCAGAG ATTCATCCACGGGGGTGATGGTCTTCTTGATTTTGGACAAAGCTCCTGTTGCTGGGGAGCCTGTCCGTTTCACGGTGAAAGTCATCAACAAGCACAGAGTTGCCAAGATGATGAAGATACATCTCAATGCCCAGACTAAAGAGTACAACCACAGCCCCTTGGATACCTTCTGGGAAACACACGGTGCCCTACAACTGGCACCCAGTGAAG CCAAGGTTATTCATCAGCAGATTCTCCCAGAGCAGTATGAAGACGTTGTGGGAGACAACCTGATAAATCTTGCAGTGGTCCTGGAGGACATGGCCAGTCATGAGCGGGTCCTGGCCTCAGAGGAGTTCAATATTGCCAGCCCACAACTCACCATAGAG ATTGCAAACGGAAACTCCATCGTGCCTAACAAAAAGCAGACTGCCACAGTGACCTTCACTAACCCGTACTCACACACAGTGAGCGGAGTACTGACTGTAGCTGGAGCCGGGCTGATCCAAGGCAAGCTTCATTTCAG GATGCTCCAACTGTGTCCAGGAGGAACAGTGCAGCAAACCATCATTTTCACCCCCAGCATGGTGGGAACAAAGATGCTGCAGGCCAACCTGTCGCTCACAAACGTCAACTCCACAGTCAGAGGCTTCAAGATGGTGTCTGTCAGCAGAGCTTAG